A single region of the Pogoniulus pusillus isolate bPogPus1 chromosome Z, bPogPus1.pri, whole genome shotgun sequence genome encodes:
- the TBC1D2 gene encoding TBC1 domain family member 2A isoform X3 has product MMKTNAISKQAMVYWLQQLQMRRWEFCNTQSRFPVGQSQLVNEPLADKTKIADSEDFLPPVKTPTESVGLKAASLPAPQTSTALHNISLKHPWTEIQNTVYSICGSKQLWGNNGNIFNFSELQEHPENLDEEQEAEVEAACAVKESISEDGRMESRLNWVRKAKWISSGLPGLPEELSRERNSMDKVSVLQQQILTLTEEVKSQKELVKLLHKALEAAQQEKGVSSMYLTAAEDKDRLELVRHKVRQIEDLTNRLEALEQEKKELEQILTLRDSHIQELKEHVQLLMEKSHAKEEVVMALTEQMARGLSDPLQANTIAAETLYKQQEEIEHLKDDIGAYKTQNQFLNSEIHQVTRLWTRAAENEKALLMKCACLQAQNCQMESKYLTVLRKLQEAVPGLPSSHSELVRNLIQQALQWDVKEETEESFNVNPVSEYDEYGFMTVPDYEVEDWKLLAKIQALEIKSNNLRSHEVVEKPLRDRWNSVVELNPSAELKSLIRSGIPAEHRQRVWRWIVSWRCGHLPHHYQQLLQQSKATEHPACRQIELDLPRTLTNNKHFSSPTSQLIPKLRRVLLAFSWHNPAIGYCQGLNRLAAVALLVLEEEETAFWCLVHIVENLMPADYYSDTLITSQVDQRVFKDFLSEKVPHLTAHFQQYQIDVSLITFNWFLVAFVDSLVSDILLRVWDAFLYEGSKVIFRYALAIFKYNEEEILRIHDSVEIYQYLRFFTRMITDGRKLMNIAFNDLNPFPMKALRNRRSAHREELEAELCQLEQIKAAYVKERAEQMPQDLKEVVSEEEEEI; this is encoded by the exons AGATTGCTGACAGTGAAGACTTTCTGCCTCCAGTGAAAACACCAACAGAATCGGTGGGTTTAAAGGCAGCATCTTTGCCTGCACCCCAAACATCTACTGCTTTGCATAACATCTCCCTTAAGCACCCTTGGACAGAGATACA AAACACTGTCTACAGTATCTGTGGCtccaagcagctctggggaaacaATGGAAACATCTTTAACTTCAGTGAACTCCAGGAGCATCCTGAGAACCTGGATGAGGAGCAAGAGGCAGAAGTGGAGGCAGCATGTGCAG TTAAAGAGAGCATTTCAGAGGATGGGAGGATGGAGTCCAGGCTGAACTGGGTTAGGAAGGCCAAGTGGATCAGCAGTGGATTACCAGGCTTGCCTGAAGAGCTGTCCAGGGAGAGGAACTCAATGGATAAAGTGAGTGTCCTGCAGCAACAGATCCTGACACTCACAGAGGAAGTCAAGTCACAGAAG GAGCTGGTTAAACTTCTCCATAAAGCTCTggaggcagcccagcaggagaagggagtaTCTAGCATGTatctcactgcagcagaagataaggacaggctggagctggtgcgCCACAAAGTGAGACAAATCGAAGATCTCACTAATCGTCTGGAAGCTCTTGAGCAAGAAAAGAAGGAACTGGAGCAGATACTGACTCTGAGAGACAGCCACATCCAGGAGCTCAAGGAGCATGTGCAGCTTCTAATGGAGAAGAGCCATGCCAAAGAGGAAGTCGTCATGGCCTTGACAGAGCAAATGGCCAGAGGGCTCTCTGACCCCCTGCAAGCAAACACTATTGCTGCAGAGACGTTATataagcagcaggaggagattgAGCACCTGAAG GATGATATTGGTGCGTACAAAACCCAGAACCAATTTCTCAACTCAGAGATCCACCAGGTTACTCGACTCTGGACGAGAGCTGCTGAGAATGAAAAAGCCCTTCTGATGAAG TGTGCCTGCCTGCAAGCACAAAACTGCCAGATGGAGAGCAAATACCTGACAGTCTTGCggaagctgcaggaggctgttcCTGGCTTACCCAGCTCCCATAGTGAGTTGGTGAGGAACCTCATCCAGCAAGCACTTCAGTGGGATGTGAAGGAGGAAACAGAAGAAAGTTTTAATGTGAACCCTGTAAG TGAGTATGATGAGTATGGGTTTATGACTGTACCTGACTATGAAGTTGAGGACTGGAAACTTCTAGCCAAAATCCAAGCCCTGGAGATTAAGTCCAACAACCTGCGCAGCCACGAAGTAGTGGAGAAGCCTCTCCGTGACAGGTGGAACAGTGTTGTGGAGCTGaacccttctgcagagctgaagagTCTGATTCGCAGTGGCATTCCTGCAGAGCACCGTCAGCGGGTCTGGAGGTGGATTGTCAGCTGGCGCTGTGGCCACCTGCCCCATCActaccagcagctgctgcagcagagcaaggcaacGGAGCACCCTGCCTGCCGCCAGATCGAGCTCGACCTACCCCGCACACTCACCAACAACAAGCATTTCTCCTCCCCCACCTCACAGCTTATCCCCAAGCTCCGCAGGGTGTTGCTGGcgttctcctggcacaaccctGCCATTGGATACTGCCAGGGACTGAACAG ATTGGCAGCTGTGGCCCTCCTAGtcctggaagaggaggaaactGCTTTCTGGTGCCTAGTTCATATTGTGGAGAACCTAATGCCAGCAGATTATTACAGTGACACGCTGATAACATCACAG GTAGATCAGAGAGTCTTCAAAGACTTCCTGTCAGAGAAGGTGCCTCACCTCACAGCTCATTTTCAGCAGTATCAGATTGATGTCTCACTCATCACCTTCAACTGGTTTCTGGTGGCCTTTGTGGACAGCCTGGTCAGCGACATTCTGCTGCGAGTGTGGGATGCCTTCTTGTATGAGGGAAGCAAG GTGATTTTTCGCTACGCTCTTGCTATTTTCAAGTACAACGAGGAGGAAATCCTCAGAATCCATGACAGTGTGGAGATCTACCAGTACCTGCGCTtcttcacaaggatgatcaCAGATGGCAG GAAGCTGATGAACATTGCCTTCAATGACTTAAACCCCTTCCCCATGAAAGCGCTGAGGAACCGACGGTCAGCACACAGGGAAGAGCTGGAGGCTGAGCTGTGTCAGCTAGAACAGATCAAGGCAGCCTATGtgaaagagagagcagagcaaatgcctcaggatctgaaggaggttgttagtgaagaggaagaagagatttAA